The proteins below come from a single Triplophysa rosa linkage group LG12, Trosa_1v2, whole genome shotgun sequence genomic window:
- the hsf4 gene encoding LOW QUALITY PROTEIN: heat shock factor protein 4 (The sequence of the model RefSeq protein was modified relative to this genomic sequence to represent the inferred CDS: substituted 1 base at 1 genomic stop codon) encodes MQENPGSIGVDGGYASNVPAFLTKLWNLVEDPETNHLICWSTPGTSFHVFDQGRFAKEVLPKYFKHNNMASFVRQLNMYGFRKVVNIEQSGLVKPERDDTEFQHLYFLQGHEHLLEHIKRKVSIVKSEETKVRQEDLSKLLYEVQVLRSQQENMEMQMQDMKQQNDVLWREVVSLRQNHTQQQKVMNKLIQFLFSQMQSNTPSTVGMKRKLPLMLNDGCSTPLASKFSHSHSMGSLQEXFYIQSPSTETASCSTSSAMTGGPIISDVTEMSQSNAMALQMQAEESREKCLMLIKEEPVSPGVQGRGDGVPLGPCEVCAEPPVLPVAMVQSVLDGRGSSLGERRAKRPMLERPEMPDGVDNVDVNLEDLQLLLRSHQQSMDPNVAQMDPFTFALPLNEWNFTELDPNLKFELANALIPAAVSQYMFQGQEAEAYTTAGNEEQ; translated from the exons ATGCAGGAGAATCCAGGGTCTATAGGTGTGGATGGAGGATACGCCAGCAATGTACCTGCTTTCCTCACTAAACTGTGGAATTTAGTGGAGGACCCAGAGACCAATCATCTTATCTGCTGGAGCACT CCTGGCACCAGCTTCCATGTTTTTGACCAGGGCAGATTTGCCAAGGAGGTTCTGCCCAAATACTTCAAGCACAATAACATGGCAAGCTTTGTACGGCAGCTCAATATGT ACGGCTTCAGGAAGGTGGTGAATATCGAGCAGAGCGGGCTGGTAAAGCCAGAGCGAGATGATACTGAGTTTCAGCACCTCTATTTCCTCCAGGGACACGAGCATCTACTTGAACACATTAAGCGCAAG GTGTCGATAGTGAAGAGCGAGGAGACTAAAGTGCGACAGGAGGACTTGAGTAAACTGCTCTATGAAGTTCAGGTGCTTCGCAGTCAACAAGAGAACATGGAGATGCAGATGCAGGATATGAAACA GCAGAATGATGTTCTCTGGAGAGAGGTGGTGTCCCTGAGGCAGAACCACACGCAGCAGCAGAAAGTCATGAACAAG CTGATTCAGTTCCTGTTTAGCCAGATGCAGTCCAATACTCCCAGCACAGTCGGCATGAAGAGAAAGCT TCCTCTGATGCTGAATGATGGCTGCTCTACCCCTCTGGCCTCCAAATTCAGCCATAGTCACTCCATGGGGTCCTTGCAAGAATAGTTCTATATTCAGTCG CCATCCACAGAAACTGCATCTTGTTCCACTAGCAGCGCAATGACAGGAGGGCCAATAATCTCAGATGTCACGGAAATGTCACAGTCCAATGCCATGGCTTTGCAAATGCAGGCAGAGGAATCAAG ggAAAAGTGTCTGATGCTGATAAAGGAAGAGCCAGTGAGTCCTGGGGTGCAGGGGCGAGGGGATGGTGTACCACTTGGCCCCTGTGAGGTGTGTGCTGAGCCTCCAGTCCTCCCTGTTGCCATGGTACAGTCCGTCCTAGATGGCAGAGGATCTAGCTTGGGAGAAAGAAGGGCCAAAAGACCCATGCTGGAAAG ACCAGAAATGCCTGATGGTGTGGATAATGTCGACGTGAATCTGGAGGATTTACAGCTGCTTCTGAGGAGTCACCAGCAGAGCATGGATCCCAATGTCGCACAAATGGAT CCCTTCACATTTGCTCTGCCTTTAAATGAGTGGAATTTTACAGAACTGGATCCAAACCTGAAATTT GAGCTGGCTAATGCCCTTATCCCTGCCGCTGTGTCCCAGTACATGTTTCAGGGGCAAGAAGCAGAGGCCTACACGACTGCTGGCAATGAAGAACAGTGA
- the nudt21 gene encoding cleavage and polyadenylation specificity factor subunit 5: MSVVPPNRSSTGWPRGVNQFGNKYISQPAKPLTLERTINLYPLTNYTFGTKEPLYEKDSSVSARFQRMREEFEKIGMRRTVEGVLIVHEHRLPHVLLLQLGTTFFKLPGGELNPGEDEVEGLKRLMTEILGRQDGVKQDWVIDDCIGNWWRPNFEPPQYPYIPAHITKPKEHKKLFLVQLQEKALFAVPKNYKLVAAPLFELYDNAPGYGPIISSLPQLLSRFNFIYN; encoded by the exons ATGTCAGTTGTACCTCCTAATCGGTCATCTACCGGTTGGCCCCGCGGTGTAAATCAGTTCGGAAACAAATACATTAGCCAGCCGGCTAAACCGCTCACCCTGGAGAGAACCATCAACTT ataTCCTTTAACGAACTACACGTTCGGCACTAAGGAGCCGCTGTATGAGAAGGACAGCTCGGTATCCGCACGCTTTCAGCGGATGCGGGAGGAGTTTGAGAAGATCGGGATGCGGCGGACTGTGGAAGGAGTTCTGATCGTGCACGAGCACAGACTCCCTCACGTGCTGCTTCTGCAACTTGGAACTACCTTCTTCAAACT TCCTGGTGGTGAGTTGAACCCTGGAGAAGATGAGGTGGAAGGGTTAAAGCGGCTTATGACAGAG ATTTTGGGTCGACAAGATGGAGTAAAACAGGACTGGGTCATTGATGACTGTATTGGTAACTGGTGGAGACCAAACTTCGAACCACCGCAG TATCCCTACATTCCAGCACACATTACTAAGCCTAAGGAACATAAGAAGCTTTTTTTAGTACAGCTGCAGGAGAAAG CCTTGTTTGCTGTGCCAAAGAACTACAAGCTGGTGGCCGCTCCATTGTTTGAGCTTTATGACAATGCTCCTGGTTATGGTCCTATTATATCCAGTCTTCCACAATTACTGAGCAG ATTTAACTTCATCTACAATTGA